A DNA window from Marinibacterium anthonyi contains the following coding sequences:
- the arnB gene encoding UDP-4-amino-4-deoxy-L-arabinose--oxoglutarate aminotransferase → MIPIAKPLMGTEEAEAARRAVLSGWVSQGPQVAAFETEFAALTGAAHACAVSNCTTALHLALMGVGVGPGDEVITVSHSFIAGANAIRQCGATPVFVDIEPGGYNIDPARVAEAIGPRTRAILTVHQMGMPCDMPALLQLAAGAGLPVIEDAACAVGSEILADDGTRWRIGRPMGDVVCFSFHPRKVITTGEGGMLTTDNPELDALFRLWRQHGMSVSDTARHGSAEVIFESYPVRGYNYRMTDIQAAIGREQLKRLPGIIARRRALADRYRDTLRGVFGVTAPTEPAWARSNWQSYPVRLDPDLDQRRVMQEMLDRGIATRRGIMNMHQEPAQADLPLRVALPHSEAARDHTVLLPLYAQMTRADQDQVLNGLIKALARTAGTGHTGHTGNTGHTGHLAQAE, encoded by the coding sequence ATGATCCCGATCGCCAAACCTCTCATGGGCACCGAAGAGGCCGAGGCGGCGCGCCGCGCGGTTCTGTCCGGCTGGGTGTCGCAGGGTCCGCAGGTCGCCGCCTTCGAGACAGAGTTCGCCGCCCTGACCGGCGCGGCCCATGCCTGCGCCGTGTCCAACTGCACCACGGCGCTGCACCTTGCGCTGATGGGTGTGGGCGTGGGGCCCGGAGACGAGGTCATCACCGTCAGCCATTCGTTCATCGCGGGGGCCAACGCGATCCGGCAATGCGGGGCAACGCCGGTCTTCGTCGATATCGAACCCGGCGGCTACAACATCGACCCGGCTCGCGTGGCCGAGGCGATCGGCCCGCGCACCCGCGCCATCCTGACCGTGCACCAGATGGGCATGCCCTGCGACATGCCCGCGCTGCTGCAGCTGGCCGCCGGGGCCGGCCTGCCGGTGATCGAGGATGCCGCCTGCGCCGTCGGCTCCGAGATCCTGGCCGACGACGGAACGCGCTGGCGCATCGGGCGGCCGATGGGCGACGTGGTCTGTTTCTCGTTCCACCCGCGCAAGGTGATCACCACCGGCGAAGGCGGGATGCTGACCACCGACAATCCCGAGCTGGACGCGCTGTTCCGGCTTTGGCGGCAACACGGCATGTCGGTGTCGGACACCGCGCGGCACGGCAGCGCCGAGGTGATCTTTGAAAGCTACCCGGTACGGGGCTACAATTACCGGATGACCGACATCCAGGCCGCCATCGGGCGCGAACAGCTCAAGCGCCTGCCCGGCATCATCGCGCGCCGTCGGGCGCTGGCGGATCGCTACCGCGACACGCTGCGGGGCGTCTTCGGCGTCACCGCGCCCACCGAACCCGCCTGGGCCCGGTCGAACTGGCAAAGCTATCCCGTCCGCCTGGACCCCGACCTGGACCAGCGGCGCGTGATGCAGGAGATGCTGGACCGCGGCATCGCGACCCGGCGCGGGATCATGAACATGCACCAGGAGCCCGCCCAGGCCGACCTGCCCCTGCGCGTCGCCCTGCCCCATTCGGAAGCGGCCCGCGACCACACGGTTCTGTTGCCGCTGTATGCCCAGATGACACGGGCCGATCAGGACCAGGTCCTGAACGGCCTGATCAAGGCGCTGGCGCGGACGGCCGGCACTGGACACACGGGACACACGGGAAACACGGGGCATACAGGTCATCTGGCGCAGGCCGAATAA
- a CDS encoding UDP-glucose 4-epimerase gives MNALQKLQGARVLVTGGSGFVGSHIVDQLLDEHVERIVVVDNMVRGRPENLAEALQSSRVQLVQADIRDRAAMSRLVAGSDIVFHQAALRITHCASEPDEAMSVMVQATYGLLQDCVRHKVGRVVMASSASIYGSAPHFPTPESDPPYGNRTLYGAAKSFGEGLLRSFNDMYGLDYVALRYFNVYGPRMDLHGKYTEVMVRWMERLAAGLPPLVFGDGLQTLDLIDVRDVARANILAANSQASDRVYNVGSQTETTLLEIAGLIAQGMGRPDLAPEHAPERKVNPVPRRLADCSAAKHDLGFTARIGPRDGFADLIAWWRGEQARTLVPVNVQ, from the coding sequence ATGAACGCGCTACAGAAACTGCAGGGCGCCCGCGTCCTTGTCACCGGCGGCAGCGGCTTTGTCGGCTCGCATATCGTCGACCAGCTGCTGGACGAGCACGTCGAACGGATCGTGGTCGTCGACAACATGGTGCGCGGCCGCCCCGAAAACCTTGCCGAGGCACTGCAATCCAGCCGCGTACAACTGGTCCAGGCCGACATCCGCGACCGCGCGGCCATGTCCCGGCTGGTGGCCGGCAGCGATATCGTCTTCCACCAGGCGGCGCTCAGGATCACCCATTGCGCCAGCGAACCGGACGAGGCGATGTCGGTCATGGTGCAGGCGACCTACGGCCTGTTGCAGGACTGCGTCCGCCACAAGGTGGGCCGGGTGGTCATGGCCTCCTCGGCCTCGATCTACGGCAGCGCGCCGCATTTCCCCACGCCGGAATCCGATCCGCCCTATGGCAACCGCACGCTTTACGGCGCCGCGAAAAGCTTTGGCGAGGGCCTGCTGCGGTCGTTCAACGACATGTACGGGCTGGATTACGTGGCCCTGCGGTACTTCAACGTCTACGGCCCCCGGATGGACCTGCACGGCAAGTACACCGAGGTCATGGTCCGCTGGATGGAACGCCTCGCCGCCGGTCTGCCGCCGCTGGTCTTCGGCGACGGGCTGCAGACCCTGGACCTGATCGACGTCCGCGATGTCGCGCGCGCCAACATCCTCGCGGCCAACAGCCAGGCCTCGGACCGGGTCTACAACGTCGGTTCCCAGACCGAGACCACGCTGCTGGAGATCGCCGGGCTGATCGCGCAGGGCATGGGCCGGCCAGACCTGGCGCCGGAACACGCGCCCGAACGCAAGGTGAACCCGGTGCCCCGGCGGCTGGCCGATTGCTCGGCGGCCAAGCACGACTTGGGCTTCACGGCCCGGATCGGGCCGCGCGACGGGTTCGCGGACCTGATCGCTTGGTGGCGGGGCGAACAGGCCCGTACCCTCGTGCCGGTGAACGTGCAATGA